In Actinomadura luteofluorescens, the sequence GCGACCTGGAGCAGGTCCGCGAGCGGATCGCGGACTGGCTCGGGCAGGGCGCCCCGGTCGTGGACCGGCGGGTGCTGGCCGCGCTGCTGCCCCATCTCCGCCGCCCCTGAGCGGGCGGGGCGTCAGCAGAGCGGAGCGCGGGCCCCATCGGCGCAGAGCCGGTCGACGGCCTCCGACACCGTGCTGACCGGCACGATCCTCAGCCCGGTGCCCCTGGCCGCCGCGACGGCGTCGGACCGCTGCCAGACCGGCACGAAGAACACCTCCATGCGCGCCTTCACCGCGGCGCGCACCTTATCGGGGACGTCGCCGACGCCGGTCACAGCCCCGCCGAGTCCGATCGCGCCCGTTCCGGCGATGCGGCGCCCTCCGGTCAGGTCGCCCGGGGTGAGCGCGTCGAGACGGGCCAGCGCCAGGATCAGCCCCGCCGACGGCCCCTCCACGGGGCCGAGCGGGTAGGCGGTGACCGAGACGGTGGGGCCCGCCTCCGTCCCGGTGAGCCGGGCGACGGACATCTTCCGGACCTCGGCGCTCCCCCACGTGGCGGCGGACGTGTGCGGGACGACGAGCACCTGCACGGTCGAGCGCCCGGCGATCGCCGTCTCAAGGTCGGCCAGGGCGCGCAACGGGGTCAGGGCGCCGCCGCCCGTGCCCGCCGCGAGGAGGACGTCGCCGGGGTGCAGGCCGCTGCCGCGGGCCGCTCCGCCGACCGCGCTCACCTGCAGGCCGGCGGCGCTCACCGGTGTCCGCCCCGCGGCGAGCTGGGCGGCGACCAGCGCGGCGTGCGTCTGGGCGGTGCTCATCGCGTCGCCGTCCGGCGCGGGGCCGGCGCCGCCCTGCCCGCCGCCGTGCCCGCCCTCGACGTTCCGGATCAGGTGGTCGCCGGCCAGCTCGGCCTTCCCCCACTGGAACCAGTTGGCGCGCCGCACGCGGACCGTCATGACCGACCAGGACCCGCCCTCGGGGCTTCCGACCCGGATCGCCGGCCCGGGACCGACGCGGTTGTACGGTGAGCCGCCCAGCCCGAAGACGGTCAGGACGACGACGGCCGCGATCACGCCGTACAGGATCTGGCGCCCCACCGGCGCCCTCCGCTGCT encodes:
- a CDS encoding S16 family serine protease, coding for MGRQILYGVIAAVVVLTVFGLGGSPYNRVGPGPAIRVGSPEGGSWSVMTVRVRRANWFQWGKAELAGDHLIRNVEGGHGGGQGGAGPAPDGDAMSTAQTHAALVAAQLAAGRTPVSAAGLQVSAVGGAARGSGLHPGDVLLAAGTGGGALTPLRALADLETAIAGRSTVQVLVVPHTSAATWGSAEVRKMSVARLTGTEAGPTVSVTAYPLGPVEGPSAGLILALARLDALTPGDLTGGRRIAGTGAIGLGGAVTGVGDVPDKVRAAVKARMEVFFVPVWQRSDAVAAARGTGLRIVPVSTVSEAVDRLCADGARAPLC